The Mycolicibacterium flavescens genomic interval TCAGTTGCCCGCCGACAGCGAGCGGGCCGACGGACAGAATCAGCGCGATCAGCTGGGTGGCGACCACCACGATGGTCGTCAACCCGAGCGTCGCTTTGGGATTCGCCCGGATGTAAGCGACCGCACCGTTGAAGATGTCCGACAGCGTCAGCGGGCGAAGGGGGATGACACCCGGCTTGAGTGCGGGCGGCCCGTAACCCTGGGGAGGCCCGTAACCCGGTGGCCCGTAACCCGGGGGCAGCCCGTAACCCGATTGGCCATAGCCGGAGCCGTAACCCGGCGGGCCGTACCCCGGCGGTGGCGCATAACCGGGCGGCGGATACCCCTGCGGTGGATAGCCCGGCGGCGGATACCCCGGCGGCGGATACCCCCGCGGTGGATAACCCGGCGGCGGTGGGCCTGCAAAACCGGACCCGCCGGCGTCGGTGCTCATGGCCACTATCCTGTCGAGGACGGTGCGAATTGACAACGTCGTCGGGCGGTCGTCGCGGCCGAGCGCAGCGTAGTTTTGGCTCATGGGCGAACTCAAAGAACGGTTGCGAAGCGACCTGACGGCGGCGATGAAGTCGCAGGACAAGCTGCGCACCGCGACGCTACGGATGCTGCTCGCAGCCATCACCACAGAAGAGGTCGCAGGCAAGGAGTCGCGCGAGCTGACCGACGCCGAGGTACTCAAGGTGCTGGCCAGAGAGTCCAAGAAACGTGGCGAGTCCGCACAGATCTACACGCAGAACGGGCGTGGTGAACTCGCCGCCAACGAGCATGCCGAAGCGCAGGTCATCGATGAGTACCTGCCGACTCCGTTGACCGAGGCAGAACTGGCCGACGTCGCCGACACCGCGATCGCACAGGTCGCCGAGGAGATTGGTGAGCGGCCCGGCACCAAGCAGATGGGGCTGGTGATGAAGGCCGCGACCGCCATCGCGGCCGGTAAGGCCGACGGTGCACGGCTCTCGGCGGCGGTGAAGGCCAGGCTGTAGCGAGCCGGGCACCCGTTTTCGCGGGGTGGGGCTCGGGTACCCCGCAGCCATGACGCGGTTCGGGTACACCCTGATGACAGAGCAGAGCGGGCCAAAAGAACTTGTCCGCTACGCGGTTTCGGCCGAACACGCGGGCTTCGACTTCGAGGTGTCCTCCGACCACTACTTCCCGTGGCTGTCTGCACAGGGACATGCGCCGTACGCGTGGTCGGTGCTGGGCGCGGTCGCCCACGCCACCGAGCGTGTGGAGCTGTTCACCTACGTCACCTGCCCCACGATGCGTTACCACCCGGCGATCGTCGCGCAGAAGGCCGCGACGCTGCAGATCCTCGCCGACGGCCGTTTCACGCTGGGTTTGGGCAGCGGTGAGAACCTCAACGAGCACGTCGTCGGCAAGCGCTGGCCGACGGTGGCGCGACGCCAGGAGATGCTGCGCGAAGCGATCCAGATCATCCGCGAGCTGTTCACCGGAGACCTCGTCGACTGGAAGGGCGAGTACTTCGAGGTCGACTCCGCACGCCTGTGGGACCTCCCTGAGACCCCCGTCGCGATCGCCACCGCGGTTTCGGGTGAGCGGTCGGTCGAGACGTTCGCGCCGCTGTCGGATCACCTGATCGCCGTCGAACCGAATAGGGATCTCGTCGATGCGTGGCACGAGGCCAGGCGCGCCACCGGCCTGCCCGGTGACGTGCGCGTCGTCGGGCAGATCCCGGTCTGCTGGGACACCGACAAAGACGCCGCGGTGCGTCGGGCGCACGACCAGTTCAGGTGGTTCAGCGGTGGGTGGGCGGTCAACTCCGACCTTCCGACCACCGCGGGCTTCGACGGTGCGACGCAATACGTGCGCCCGGAGGACGTGGCCGAATCCATCCCCTGCGGACCCGATCTCGATGCGATCGTCGAGGCGGTCAGCAAGTACTGGGAAGCCGGCTTCACCGATATCGCGCTCGTGCAGATCGGCGACGAGGGACAAGAGCAGTTCCTCAAGGAAGCCGCAGCGCCGCTGCTGGACAAGCTGCGTTCCGCAGCCAACTAGAAGGGACCGATATGCCGACCGGAAAAGGCATCTACGACGACGACGACGCCGACGAGCGCGACAAGCGCAAGGCGCAGCGCACCGGGCCGAAGGACGAGGGCGGCGACGGCGGCATGGCAACCCGCGAGAACGCCCCGGACGTCGCGGAATCCGGCGGGGAGCCTACGGCCTGATCACTCGGCGTCGCGGCCCTGCCTGCTGCGCTTGTACGCCGAACGCCGGAAGTCGCCGAGCCAGCGCGGGGCCAACTCGACCTCGGGATCGCTGTGCAGGGCCGGGTCGAACGCGATGTCGTCACAGCTCGGGTCGACGTGGCGAAGGGTCAACCGGGCCAGCGGGCGGAACCCGCCCTTGACCGGTGCCTGGTCGATAGTGAATGCCAGCCCGGACGAGTCGATCTGCTTTTCGACGGCGTCGAGCGACAGCCCCGGCGCGTCGATCCGGGTGGCCAGCCGGGCGCGCACCCACCACAGCGCGTCGTGATACCGCAGCGGCATCAGGCTGGAGAACGTCGCCCCGGACCACGACAGGACGGGGGCCAGGCCGACGCGCGTTCCCGAGAGCGTCGACGCCAACAGCACGTCCCACGGACTGCAGGCCCGAAGATCCGGCGGCGGCGGAATCCGAAAAGCCAGACCGGCGACGTCCGGAGCGGCGCCGGGCAAACCGATACCCTTGGAGACACGTGCGATGACGTCGCAGGAGTTCATCGGAAGCCCTTCACCCTCGGGGGCGATACGTTCGAGGATGCCCTCGGCCATCACCCCTGACGGATGAAACAGCCGCCGGTCCCGAATGGCGGCGCCGAGGCGGATGGGAAGCGAGGCGATATCGGAGGCTTGCACGGTAGAGGTGTGCCCCCGCGGCGTCGCAGCAAAACGAGCACCCACGTTTCAACACCCCCGATACCGGGCATTAATTCCGGGCAATGCTGCATTGCGCAGCAGAGGAACCTGTCGAAAGGCCGTTGTGACAACCGCATACACCGACGTCCGTGGGCCCCTGATCGCGGATGAGGGCGTCTACGCGCCGCAGGAAGATTCGCAGCTGCTCATCGAGGTCATGGACCAAATGGCGCTGGCACGCGGCCGGCACGTGGTCGATTTGTGTACCGGAAGCGGCGTCGTCGCAATCGGGGCCGCTGAACAGGGTGCCGCATCGGTGACCGCCTTCGACATCTGCCAACGCGCGGTGCGATGTGCGCGGGCAAACGCGGTCGCGTCCGGAGTCGACGTCGATGTGCATCTCGGATCATGGGCGCGGGCAGTCGAATTCGGACCGTTCGACCTGGTCGTCTGCAATCCGCCGTATGTACCGCACGATCCGAGCGCCGAATGCGAACCCCTCCCGGCCTACGTCGGACCCCCTCGGGCGTGGGATGCCGGATGCGACGGCCGGCTCGTACTCGACCCGCTGTGCGCGACGGTGCCCGACCTTCTCGACCACGGAGGCAGCCTGCTGCTGGTGCAGTCGGAGTTCGCCGATCCGCGGCAGACGCTCGGTGCACTTGCCTGCGCCGGTCTCGACGCGGAAATCGTTGCACGGCAGTGGATCCCATTCGGACCGGTGCTGTCGTCGCGGGCATTGTGGCTCGAGGAGTGCGGCCGCCTCGAACCGGGACGCCGCGAAGAGGAACTGCTGGTGATCCGGGCGGACAAGCCATGAGCGATGCCGAACCGCGCACCGTGCGGGTGGTGCCGAACGGCCCGCTGATGGTGCAGGGGCCGGTCCGCATCGAGATGCCCGACGGCCAAGTCGTGGAATCGGACCGGTTCATGGTCGCGGTGTGCACGTGCCGGCGCAGCAAGGACTATCCGTTGTGCGACACCAGTCACCGGCGTCGCAAGCGCGCCGACATGTCTACTAAGGGCGACGTGCCCGACGACAAAGTCGCGTCAGCTCAGCGGCCGGCGTAGCGACGAGCGGTTCTCGGTCCAGCAGTTCATCAGGTGCGTGGCCAGGCGGCCCTCGACCACGTCCAACGCCCGCATACCGAACACGACGTCGCGGTCCAGATGCGGCTCCCTGGCGACGAGATCGCCGACGACATCGGTGCGGACCACCTGCTCGTGCACGGCATCGGCCACCACATGTTCGTGGTAGAACGCCACGCAGGCGTCGGGAGCGCCCATCCGGCGCAACGCTTCCACCAGCCGCCGCGAGCCGGGCGACGAGGTGATCTCCGTCGACGCGAAATGCCCGATCGACGCGCCGCGCAGTTCGCGGTGCAACCCGAACAACGACATCAGGTTCACCGATGCCAATGCGTCGGCGGAGACGTGGTCGAGGTAGCCGAGGTACGACGAGTCGAGGCCCGCGGCATCCAGCAACTGCGCGTACAGGTGCTGATGCACGTGTTCGCCACGGCCACCGCCGAACTCGTCGAACTCGACTGCGACGAACGCCGCCTTGGAGTGTCCGGTAAGGCGAGGGATGGTCCAGGCGTGCGGGTCGCCCTCTTTGAGGTGATACACCGAGCGGTGCACGAAGTATTCGAGCATTTGCTCCCAGGTGCCCTTGTCGCGCAGGAAGTATGACGGACCCTCGCCGTCCACCGGTTCGATCGACAGCTTGTCCATCTCGGCTTCCGCGGTCTCGCCTTCGGCGATCTCGCCGACGTCCTCGCGAACCGCGTCCAGGAACGCCTCCTCGAACCGGCCGCGCAGGTGCAGCAGCGCGGGGTTCCACTCCCAGCGCGGGCTCACGTCGGCGAAGCCGCGGTAGTGCAGCTCGTAGCAGATGTAGAGCGCGAGTTGGAGATCGAGGCCGTACGGATCCGCGTCGAACATCGGCACGTCGATCGGACGCAGCGGCAACGACGGACGGCCGCGCTGCAGGAGATCGATGACGGCTGCAGACAGTGGCCCGGCGGCCTTCGGCAGGGCAGGTTCGACCCGCGTCGACGGTAAAGTCACGCCCTTCTCAATACCCTCATCCGCACCGGTCAAACGCATGTTCGGTATCAGTCGTTCGGCTCACAGCGAATCTGAAGCCGACACTTTCGCAGTCGGGGTGGCGGGATTCGAACCCACGACCTCTTCGTCCCGAACGAAGCGCGCTACCAAGCTGCGCCACACCCCGCGTGAAGCCACGACAGCGTATCGCACCAGCGGGTCGCCTAGCCAAACGCCTTCGGGCGTGCGGGCCTTCCCGTTCGCGAGAGCTACACCAGGGCTGCGATCCGCCACCGGATCGCGACCCTGGTGTACGCCTCGCGACGGCACAAGTGCTCGGCCGAAGTCGTGATTTGCGACACGCCGCGGGAAGCAACGAGTTGTCGGTGGCGTTGTTCATCATGTAACCAAACGACGAAGCGAGGACAAGATGACTGGCTTAGGCGCATCCATCTACCTGGGGTTCTTCGTTCTCGCCGCGGTGTGGCTTTTCCTCACCTCCGACGGCCCGCTGATCGGCGGTGACGACGATCAGGGCCAGCGCCCCGAGCGTTCGAACTCGGCCAATACCGACGCGAACTCCGAGGGGTCCAACCCCTGGCTGGTCAGCCACTCGTCGCAGAAGTAGGTCTCCGCGTAGCGGTCACCGCTGTCGGCGAGCAGTGTCACCACTGATCCGCTGCGACCCTCGTTCCTCATCTCGGCCAGCAGGCCGAACGCCCCCCACAGGTTCGTCCCCGTCGACGGTCCCACCCGCCGGCCCAGCACCGCGCTGGCGTGCCGGGCCGCGGCGACCGACGCGGCGTCCGGTACGACGACCATTCGGTCGACCACGCCAGGCAGAAACGACGGCTCCACCCGCGGTCGGCCGATCCCCTCGATGCGCGACGACATACCGGTGACGACGTCACCGCGGCCCTGCTCGTATGACGGGAAGAAGGCCGAGTTCTCCGGGTCGACCACGCAGAGCCGGGTGGCGTAGCGCCGGTAGCGGATGTAGCGGCCGATGGTGGCGCTTGTCCCGCCGGTGCCCGCGCCGACCACGATCCAGTCGGGCACGGGGTGCGCTTCGTCGCGCATCTGCTCGAAGATCGACTCGGCGATGTTGTTGTTGCCGCGCCAGTCGGTGGCCCGCTCGGCGTTGGTGAACTGATCGATGTAGTGTCCGCCGGTGGCTACGGCGAGCCGTTCGGCCTCGGCGTATACCTGACTGGACTCGGCGACGAAATGGCAACGGCCGCCCTGAGCTTCGATCAACGCGATCTTGCTGGTGCTCGTCGACGACGGCATCACGGCGATGAACGGCAGGCCGAGTAGCGCCGCGAAGTAAGCCTCGGACACCGCCGTCGACCCCGACGACGCCTCGATGATCGTGGTGTTCTCCTCGATCCACCCGTTGCACAGCGCGTAGAGGAACAGTGACCGCGCCAGCCGGTGTTTGAGGCTGCCGGTGATGTGGGTCGTCTCGTCCTTCAGGTACAGCTGCAGATCGCAGCCGTCACACCAGGCCGACGGCAACGGATAGCGCAACAGGTGGGTGTCTGCGCTGCGGCGTGCGTCGGCCTCGATCAACCGGACGGCGTCGTCGACCCACGCGCGTGGGCTACTCCGGCTTGCGGTGAGGGCCTTGTTGGTCACCGCACCGCGACGCTCGGATGGGACGTGCCCGCCCGAGCGTCCGCGTCCTGACCGCCGATCGGGGCAGCGACCAGTGTCAGCAGCGTGGCCTCGGGACGGCAGCAGAACCGCAGCGGCGCGTACGGCGAGGTGCCGATGCCCGCCGAGACGTGCAGTTGGGTGCGCGCACCCCAGCGCGACGGGCCCTTGACCCGCGACCGGTCCAGGCCGCAGTTCGTGACGAGGGCGCCGTAGAACGGCAAGCACAACTGGCCGCCGTGGGTGTGGCCCGCCATCACCAGCTGATAGCCGTCGGCGGCGAACCGGTCGAGGACCCGTGGCTCCGGCGAATGGGTCAGCCCCAGTGTGAGGTTCGCGGCGGGACTGGCCGGACCGGCGACGGTCTCGTAGCGGTCCCGCGACAGATGCGGGTCGTCGACGCCTGCGGCCGCGATCAACTGGCCGCGCACCTCCAACTCGCGGCGGGTGTGGGTCAGGTCCAGCCAGCCACGCTCGGTGAATGCCGCCCGCAGGTCCTGCCACGGCAGGGGTTCGCCGTGGACGCGATGGCCGGGCCGGGTGAGGTAGTTCAGCGGGTTCTTCGGCGTCGGCCCGAAATAGTCGTTGCTGCCGAACACGAACAGGCCCGGGACCGACAGCAACTCCGACAGCGACTGCACCACGGCGGGCACGGCCTTGGGGTGGGCGAGGTTGTCGCCGGTATTGATCACGAGATCGGGTTCCAAGGCGACCAGCTCGCGCAGCCAGGCCTGCTTGCGCCGCTGTCCGGGACGCATGTGGATGTCGCTTATGTGCAGCACCTTCAACGGTGAGGACCCGGGTGCCAGCACCGGCATCGTCACTTCTCGCACCACAAAGGCGTTGCGCTCGATCACCGCTGCGTAGCCGATGCCGGCGACCAGCGCGCCTGCGGACGCTGCGGCGGAGTTCTTCAAGATCGTCGTCGAACGGGCGGACATGCTGCAGAGCCTACTGCCAGTGGACCCGACGAAGCGCTCTCGACCGCTCGGGCGTGGGCAATTGCACGTCGATCACGGTGGAGGCGGTGGCGCAGGCGGAGGGGGCCCGAGTATCGGCACGGTGATCGGCGGTAGGCCGGGAATCTCGACCACCGTCTGGCCGACCGGCGCCGGTAGGCCGGGTATCGCGCCGGGCGGAGGCGGCGGCGGAGCCGGCGGAATGCCGTTGGAGACCTGGATCGTGATGATCGACCCCGGCACCGTCTGACCGCCCGGGGTCGTGCCGACCACGGAGCCGCGCGGCGCATTGCTGTTCACCGACGACGCCTGGTCGGCGACCTGGAAGCCGGAGTCACGCAACCGCTGTCGGGCCGCGCTCTCGGTCAGGCCGGAAACGCTGGGCACCCGCGAGCCCGGGCCGCCCTCGACGTACCGAGGATCGGTCGGGGGCAGTCGGACCTCGCCGAAGTTGTTGGCGATCGGTTTCATCGCGGCGAACCACGTCCTGGCCGGTTCGTTACCGCCGTACAGGTTGCCGTACCCGCACTTTCGCAGCGGGAACGAGCACAGTTCACCGGGTGCGGTGGAATCGTCGTAGATGTAGTTCCCGGCGGCGAGTGTGTTGGTGAAGCCGAGGAAGGCCGACGAGCGGTGGGCCTCGGTGGTGCCGGTCTTACCCGACATCGGCAGGTCCCATCCGACCGAACCGGCCGCTCCCGCGGCGGTGCCCGCCCCCTCGTCGTCCTTGCTCATGGCGTTGGCCAGCGTGTTCGCCAGGCCCTCGGGCACCGCCTGCTCGCAGGTCTCTGTGGTGACCGAGACCTCCTCGCCGTTCCGGTCGATGACCTGGGCGATCGGATTCGGCGGGCACCACACGCCGCCGGAGGCCAGCGTCGCTCCGACGTTGGAGAACTCGAGCGCGTTGATCTCGATCGGTCCCAGCACGAACGAGCCGAGGTTCTGCCGCTTGATGAAGTCGGCCAGGCTCTCGTTGCTGTCCGGGTCGTAGTCGCGCGCGGTACCCGGCAGCGCGTAGGAGCGCAGTCCTAGCCGAACCGCCATGTCCACGCTGCGCTGCACGCCGACCTGCGAGATCAGCTTGGCGAAGGCGGTGTTGGGCGAGGTGGCCAACGCGTCGGTGATGTTCATGGTGCCGCGGTAACCGCCCGCGTTCTTCACACACCACGTCGCGGCCGGGCAACCCGGGGTGTCGCTGCTGCCCAGGCCCTTGGCCTGGAACTGTGCGGGCACGTCGAGCTGGGCGTTGATGCCCAT includes:
- the prmC_1 gene encoding putative methylase, with the translated sequence MTTAYTDVRGPLIADEGVYAPQEDSQLLIEVMDQMALARGRHVVDLCTGSGVVAIGAAEQGAASVTAFDICQRAVRCARANAVASGVDVDVHLGSWARAVEFGPFDLVVCNPPYVPHDPSAECEPLPAYVGPPRAWDAGCDGRLVLDPLCATVPDLLDHGGSLLLVQSEFADPRQTLGALACAGLDAEIVARQWIPFGPVLSSRALWLEECGRLEPGRREEELLVIRADKP
- a CDS encoding iron-binding zinc finger protein, CDGSH type translates to MSDAEPRTVRVVPNGPLMVQGPVRIEMPDGQVVESDRFMVAVCTCRRSKDYPLCDTSHRRRKRADMSTKGDVPDDKVASAQRPA
- the pon1 gene encoding bifunctional membrane-associated penicillin-binding protein 1A/1B ponA2 : penicillin-insensitive transglycosylase + penicillin-sensitive transpeptidase; its protein translation is MIKLAWCVLLASVITAALMFPVVGGFGLVSNRASDVVANGSAQLVEGEVPQVSTMVDAKGNVIAWLYNQRRFEVPTDQIANTMKLAIVSIEDKRFAEHNGVDWQGTLTGLSGYLSGNLDTRGGSTIEQQYVKNYQLLVVAQTDAEKRAAIETTPARKLREIRMALTLDKTFTKPEILTRYLNLVSFGNGAFGVQDAAQTYFGVNASELNWQQAALLAGMVQSTSTLNPYTNPEGALARRNLVLDTMIQNIPEEAEALRAAKEEPLGVLPQPKELPRGCIAAGDRAFFCDYVLEYLARAGISKEQVARGGYLIRTTLDPDVQGPVKAAVNQFAAPDLDGVASVMSVIKPGKESHPVLAMASSRTYGLNLDAGETMQPQPFSLVGDGAGSTFKLFTTAAALEMGMGINAQLDVPAQFQAKGLGSSDTPGCPAATWCVKNAGGYRGTMNITDALATSPNTAFAKLISQVGVQRSVDMAVRLGLRSYALPGTARDYDPDSNESLADFIKRQNLGSFVLGPIEINALEFSNVGATLASGGVWCPPNPIAQVIDRNGEEVSVTTETCEQAVPEGLANTLANAMSKDDEGAGTAAGAAGSVGWDLPMSGKTGTTEAHRSSAFLGFTNTLAAGNYIYDDSTAPGELCSFPLRKCGYGNLYGGNEPARTWFAAMKPIANNFGEVRLPPTDPRYVEGGPGSRVPSVSGLTESAARQRLRDSGFQVADQASSVNSNAPRGSVVGTTPGGQTVPGSIITIQVSNGIPPAPPPPPPGAIPGLPAPVGQTVVEIPGLPPITVPILGPPPPAPPPPP
- the cysK_1 gene encoding cysteine synthase translates to MTNKALTASRSSPRAWVDDAVRLIEADARRSADTHLLRYPLPSAWCDGCDLQLYLKDETTHITGSLKHRLARSLFLYALCNGWIEENTTIIEASSGSTAVSEAYFAALLGLPFIAVMPSSTSTSKIALIEAQGGRCHFVAESSQVYAEAERLAVATGGHYIDQFTNAERATDWRGNNNIAESIFEQMRDEAHPVPDWIVVGAGTGGTSATIGRYIRYRRYATRLCVVDPENSAFFPSYEQGRGDVVTGMSSRIEGIGRPRVEPSFLPGVVDRMVVVPDAASVAAARHASAVLGRRVGPSTGTNLWGAFGLLAEMRNEGRSGSVVTLLADSGDRYAETYFCDEWLTSQGLDPSEFASVLAEFERSGRWP
- the fgd_1 gene encoding F420-dependent oxidoreductase, G6PDH family, coding for MTRFGYTLMTEQSGPKELVRYAVSAEHAGFDFEVSSDHYFPWLSAQGHAPYAWSVLGAVAHATERVELFTYVTCPTMRYHPAIVAQKAATLQILADGRFTLGLGSGENLNEHVVGKRWPTVARRQEMLREAIQIIRELFTGDLVDWKGEYFEVDSARLWDLPETPVAIATAVSGERSVETFAPLSDHLIAVEPNRDLVDAWHEARRATGLPGDVRVVGQIPVCWDTDKDAAVRRAHDQFRWFSGGWAVNSDLPTTAGFDGATQYVRPEDVAESIPCGPDLDAIVEAVSKYWEAGFTDIALVQIGDEGQEQFLKEAAAPLLDKLRSAAN
- the yqeY gene encoding GatB/Yqey domain protein, with protein sequence MGELKERLRSDLTAAMKSQDKLRTATLRMLLAAITTEEVAGKESRELTDAEVLKVLARESKKRGESAQIYTQNGRGELAANEHAEAQVIDEYLPTPLTEAELADVADTAIAQVAEEIGERPGTKQMGLVMKAATAIAAGKADGARLSAAVKARL
- a CDS encoding phosphohydrolase → MSARSTTILKNSAAASAGALVAGIGYAAVIERNAFVVREVTMPVLAPGSSPLKVLHISDIHMRPGQRRKQAWLRELVALEPDLVINTGDNLAHPKAVPAVVQSLSELLSVPGLFVFGSNDYFGPTPKNPLNYLTRPGHRVHGEPLPWQDLRAAFTERGWLDLTHTRRELEVRGQLIAAAGVDDPHLSRDRYETVAGPASPAANLTLGLTHSPEPRVLDRFAADGYQLVMAGHTHGGQLCLPFYGALVTNCGLDRSRVKGPSRWGARTQLHVSAGIGTSPYAPLRFCCRPEATLLTLVAAPIGGQDADARAGTSHPSVAVR